The genomic DNA ACCGTTTTCCCCCAAAATCTTAGAAAAAAGAACCTTCGTCTTATTTCGCTTTAAGAAATGTTCTTGATCCGGGGCCTTTTCATAAGCATACCCAGGAGAGACCATCATTCCATCCACACCCGATTCGGTTAATTTATCAAATAAGTTAATCATCTCTTGAGGGTCTGTTCCATCAAACACAGTCGTATTCGTCGTTAAACGAAAGCCCGCTTTTTTAGCCGCTTCAATAGCGTTCATGGCTTGTTTAAAAACACCTCGCCGGTCTACAGCCTTGTCGTGAAGCTCTTCAAGCCCATCCATATGAATACTCAGGGTCAAATAAGCAGAGGGTTTAAATTTATGTAAATTTCTTTCAAGGAGAATGGCATTGGTACAAAGGTAAACAAATTTTTTCCGAGCAATGAGACCGTTAATAATTTCATCAATTTGGGGATGAAGAAGGGGTTCTCCCCCCGCCACAGAAACGACAGGAACCTTACATTCTTCAACCGCCTTAAAACACTGTTCAGGGGTTAAGTTTTTTCTCAAAATCTCAGTTGGATATTGAATTTTTCCACATCCGGGACAAGCCAAATTACATCTAAAAAGGGGTTCAAGCATCAAAACCAAAGGATAACGCTTGCTCCCTTTTAAGCGCTGCCTGGTTACATAAGCCCCCACCTTAAAAATCTGTTTTAATGGAACACCCACAAGTCCTCCTCTATGAGCTAAATCATCGTATGACTTTAATGGAAGTAACATCCATTAGTCAATCCTAGAATTAATTTCACCAAAAATTAAAATTGTGATAGAGTGGCCTGGTTTGCTATAGAAAGTGCTGTTATCATCAAAATGACAAATTAAAATTCAAAGACTTATTCGCTTGAGAGGTTCTTTATCAATTTCTACCACAATTTTGATTTTTGACTTTTGAATTTTGATATTAAAAAATTATGTCTATTAAATCTGACCGCTGGATCAAAAAAATGGCTCTCGCTCACGGGATGATTGATCCCTTTGAGGAGGAACAAATCCGTCAAGGCGTTGTCTCTTATGGACTCTCGTCCTATGGATATGACCTTCGCATTTCTAATCATTTTAAGGTCTTTCACCCTCCCCTGGAGACAGTACTCGATCCTAAAAATGTACCGACTGAATATTTTAAGGAAATCATGGATGATGTTTGCGTGATTCCACCCAATAGCCTCGTTTTAGGACGCACCCTCGAGCGGTTTAAAATTCCTCGCAAT from Chlamydiota bacterium includes the following:
- the hpnH gene encoding adenosyl-hopene transferase HpnH; the encoded protein is MGVPLKQIFKVGAYVTRQRLKGSKRYPLVLMLEPLFRCNLACPGCGKIQYPTEILRKNLTPEQCFKAVEECKVPVVSVAGGEPLLHPQIDEIINGLIARKKFVYLCTNAILLERNLHKFKPSAYLTLSIHMDGLEELHDKAVDRRGVFKQAMNAIEAAKKAGFRLTTNTTVFDGTDPQEMINLFDKLTESGVDGMMVSPGYAYEKAPDQEHFLKRNKTKVLFSKILGENGRGKRSWKFNHSPLYLEFLTGKHDYDCTPWGNPNYSVLGWQRPCYLMAEEGHVQTFQELMNETQWSRYGCKSGNPKCVDCMVHSGYEATAVNDSMTRVSKTIRSLLGVLGLR
- a CDS encoding dCTP deaminase, translated to MSIKSDRWIKKMALAHGMIDPFEEEQIRQGVVSYGLSSYGYDLRISNHFKVFHPPLETVLDPKNVPTEYFKEIMDDVCVIPPNSLVLGRTLERFKIPRNILTLCVGKSTYARCGIMVNVTPFEPEWEGYPTLQITNISGLPVKIYANEGIAQIIFFQSDEECLVSYQDKKGKYQNQAKEITLPRI